A window of Dorea formicigenerans contains these coding sequences:
- a CDS encoding M20 family metallopeptidase, which translates to MKEKIHALSEEMVANLGRLVAIDSQLGTPEEGKPFGEGPAKALSVGLQIAEEMGFRTVNLDNYCGYAEMGEGDEIVGIAGHLDIVPVGGDWSYNPFELTRKGDYVYGRGTTDDKGPVMEALYAMKLLRDSGVKLNKRVRLIMGCNEETGSRCMQHYNEVAEELSCGFTPDASFPCIHGEKGHMGMTVYSKNTKIIAMNGGFVSNAVCDNCTAVIPAEDGLKEKLEAAFANTKLQEYKVTEENGEIHIEAKGVPAHASTPTFGVNAAGVIFECLEQVGFEDDFVKFYNSHIGTSCDGVGVGLKCQDAYGELTLCNGIVKTEDGVISCTIDIRVPVTFKEEDIRSMCEGKLEDENGRIEINSIGNPLFFPRESPLVEALYKAYVDVTGDTENEPMVIGGGTYAKTLKNIIAFGPEKLGVDYRIHGSDEYILVSEMEEAVLIYMEAIKNLLAI; encoded by the coding sequence ATGAAAGAAAAGATTCATGCATTATCAGAAGAGATGGTTGCTAATTTGGGAAGATTGGTAGCAATTGATTCACAGCTTGGCACACCGGAAGAAGGAAAGCCATTTGGAGAAGGACCAGCTAAAGCACTTAGCGTAGGACTTCAAATTGCGGAAGAGATGGGATTCCGTACAGTGAATTTGGACAATTATTGTGGTTATGCAGAGATGGGAGAAGGAGACGAAATTGTTGGTATCGCCGGACATCTTGATATTGTACCTGTAGGTGGAGATTGGAGCTATAATCCATTCGAATTGACACGTAAAGGTGATTATGTGTATGGACGTGGAACTACAGATGACAAAGGACCTGTGATGGAAGCTCTTTATGCGATGAAATTACTGCGTGATTCAGGCGTAAAACTTAATAAACGTGTTCGTCTTATTATGGGATGTAATGAGGAAACAGGTTCTAGATGTATGCAGCATTATAATGAAGTAGCTGAGGAGTTATCCTGTGGATTTACTCCAGATGCAAGTTTCCCATGTATTCATGGAGAAAAAGGTCATATGGGTATGACTGTGTATTCTAAGAACACAAAGATTATTGCTATGAATGGTGGTTTTGTATCTAATGCAGTATGTGATAACTGCACAGCAGTTATTCCGGCAGAAGATGGTCTGAAAGAAAAATTGGAAGCCGCTTTTGCTAACACAAAACTTCAGGAATATAAAGTTACAGAAGAGAATGGAGAAATCCATATTGAAGCGAAAGGTGTTCCGGCACATGCAAGTACACCGACATTTGGTGTGAATGCAGCAGGCGTGATATTTGAATGTCTGGAGCAAGTTGGATTCGAAGATGACTTTGTAAAATTCTATAATTCACATATTGGAACTTCTTGTGATGGAGTTGGAGTTGGATTAAAATGCCAAGATGCATATGGAGAATTGACACTTTGTAACGGAATTGTGAAAACAGAAGATGGTGTGATCTCTTGTACAATTGATATCCGTGTTCCGGTTACATTTAAAGAGGAAGATATCCGCAGTATGTGTGAAGGAAAATTAGAGGATGAAAATGGACGAATTGAAATTAACAGTATCGGGAATCCATTGTTTTTCCCAAGAGAGTCACCGCTGGTAGAGGCCTTATACAAAGCGTATGTTGATGTGACAGGAGATACGGAAAATGAGCCAATGGTAATTGGTGGGGGAACTTATGCAAAAACATTGAAAAATATTATTGCATTTGGACCGGAAAAACTAGGAGTAGATTATCGTATCCATGGTTCAGATGAATATATTCTTGTATCCGAGATGGAAGAAGCTGTTCTGATTTATATGGAAGCAATCAAGAATCTTCTTGCTATATAG
- a CDS encoding LysR family transcriptional regulator yields MFQGMKYVYEVYKEKSFSKAAASLFISQPSLSANVKRIENRIGSPIFDRSTKPLQLTEVGEHYIQAIEKIMDIENNLKNFIRDLGDLKTGTLNIGGSNFFSSWVLPSLIADFSQKFPNIQISLVEESSANLSLLLQAGKLDLMIDNCILDEQIFDHYVYQKEHLLLAVPKSYSVNTRLQEYQIPIETIHDGSFLSPEVLSVPLNSFANEPFIILRSDNDTGKRALTICQENNFTPHTIFRLDQQMTAYNIACSGMGITFIGDLLLASAPATSELIFYKLPGKNCNRNVSFYWKKGRYISRAMEEFLKIALPQ; encoded by the coding sequence ATGTTTCAAGGAATGAAATATGTCTATGAAGTATATAAAGAAAAAAGTTTTTCAAAAGCTGCCGCCAGCCTTTTTATTTCGCAGCCTTCTTTAAGTGCAAATGTAAAACGAATAGAAAATCGCATCGGTTCTCCTATCTTTGACCGAAGCACAAAACCCTTACAACTGACAGAGGTCGGCGAACATTATATACAGGCCATTGAAAAAATTATGGATATTGAAAATAATCTGAAAAATTTTATTCGCGATTTAGGAGATTTAAAAACCGGAACACTCAACATAGGCGGAAGTAACTTTTTTTCTTCATGGGTACTTCCTTCTCTTATCGCTGATTTTTCCCAAAAATTTCCTAATATCCAGATTTCTCTCGTAGAGGAAAGCAGCGCGAATCTTTCTCTGCTCCTCCAAGCAGGAAAACTAGATTTAATGATCGATAACTGTATTTTAGATGAGCAGATTTTTGATCACTATGTTTATCAAAAAGAACATCTTTTACTTGCCGTTCCCAAAAGCTACTCCGTAAATACCCGACTGCAAGAATATCAGATTCCTATTGAGACCATTCATGACGGTAGTTTCCTTTCTCCGGAGGTTCTTTCCGTTCCACTAAACAGTTTTGCAAATGAGCCCTTTATTATTCTACGTTCAGATAACGATACCGGTAAGCGTGCTCTAACGATTTGCCAGGAAAACAACTTTACTCCGCATACAATTTTTCGACTAGATCAACAGATGACCGCCTATAATATCGCCTGTTCTGGAATGGGGATCACTTTTATCGGGGATCTCCTGCTCGCAAGCGCACCGGCAACTTCAGAACTTATTTTTTATAAACTTCCCGGCAAGAACTGTAATCGAAATGTATCATTTTACTGGAAAAAAGGACGCTACATCAGCAGAGCTATGGAAGAATTTCTAAAAATTGCTCTCCCTCAATAA
- a CDS encoding aspartate ammonia-lyase codes for MDDMKKTDYRVEKDSIGVKDIPEEVYYGVQTLRAAENFHITGLNMHPEIINSLAYIKKASAITNCEVGILEKKKAQAIVQACDEIIEGKFHDDFIVDPIQGGAGTSLNMNANEVIANRAIEILGGKKGDYTIVNPNDDVNCGQSTNDVIPTAGKMTSLHLLQNLKKQLLRLYDALNEKAKEFDHVIKMGRTQMQDAVPIRLGQEFKAYSVAIMRDIHRMDKAMDEMRTLNMGGTAIGTGINADENYLRRIVPNLSEISGMEFIQAFDLIDATQNLDSFVAVSGAVKACAVTLSKMSNDLRLMSSGPRAGFGEINLPAKQNGSSIMPGKVNPVIPEVVNQVAFNIIGNDMTITMAAEAGQLELNAFEPIIFYCMFQSIDTLGYAVETLVDNCIVGITANEERCRQLVENSVGIITAICPHVGYEKTADIAKKAINSNESVRSLILKENIMDEEELSRILDPIHMTEPGISGKDVLMKI; via the coding sequence ATGGACGATATGAAAAAAACGGATTATCGTGTAGAAAAAGATTCTATTGGGGTAAAGGATATTCCGGAAGAGGTATATTATGGAGTGCAGACTTTGCGTGCAGCAGAAAACTTTCACATCACAGGTCTGAATATGCATCCGGAGATTATTAACAGTCTTGCATATATCAAAAAAGCGTCAGCTATTACAAACTGTGAAGTCGGTATTCTTGAGAAGAAAAAAGCACAGGCTATTGTACAGGCTTGTGATGAGATTATTGAAGGAAAATTTCATGATGATTTTATAGTAGATCCTATACAGGGGGGAGCAGGAACTTCTTTAAATATGAATGCCAATGAAGTCATTGCCAATCGTGCAATTGAGATTCTTGGAGGAAAAAAAGGAGATTATACAATTGTAAATCCGAACGATGATGTGAACTGTGGCCAGTCGACAAATGATGTCATACCAACTGCCGGAAAGATGACTTCACTTCATCTGTTGCAGAATTTAAAGAAACAACTTCTGCGTCTTTATGATGCGCTTAATGAAAAAGCGAAAGAGTTTGATCATGTAATCAAGATGGGACGTACGCAGATGCAGGATGCAGTGCCGATTCGTCTGGGACAGGAATTTAAAGCATATTCAGTAGCGATCATGCGAGATATCCACAGAATGGACAAGGCAATGGATGAGATGCGTACTCTCAATATGGGAGGAACCGCCATTGGAACAGGTATCAATGCAGATGAGAATTATTTGAGAAGAATTGTTCCTAACCTTTCAGAAATTTCAGGAATGGAGTTTATACAGGCATTTGATCTGATAGATGCAACACAGAATCTGGATTCCTTTGTTGCTGTTTCCGGTGCAGTGAAAGCATGTGCCGTAACACTTTCAAAAATGTCTAATGACCTTCGACTTATGTCATCCGGTCCGCGTGCTGGTTTTGGAGAGATTAATCTTCCGGCAAAACAGAATGGTTCCTCTATTATGCCTGGTAAAGTAAATCCGGTTATTCCGGAAGTAGTTAATCAGGTAGCGTTTAATATTATTGGAAATGATATGACAATTACAATGGCAGCCGAAGCAGGACAGTTAGAATTAAATGCATTTGAGCCGATCATTTTCTATTGTATGTTCCAGTCTATCGATACGCTTGGCTATGCAGTTGAGACACTCGTAGATAATTGTATCGTAGGAATTACGGCCAATGAAGAAAGATGTCGTCAGTTGGTAGAAAACAGTGTAGGAATCATTACAGCGATTTGTCCGCATGTAGGTTATGAAAAAACAGCAGACATTGCGAAAAAAGCAATTAATTCCAATGAATCTGTAAGAAGCTTGATTTTGAAAGAAAATATTATGGATGAAGAGGAACTGAGTCGAATTCTTGATCCAATTCATATGACAGAACCAGGTATTTCAGGAAAAGATGTTCTTATGAAAATTTAA
- a CDS encoding exonuclease SbcCD subunit D, whose amino-acid sequence MKFIHISDLHLGKRVNEFSMLEDQRDILKKILTVVDEEKPEAVFIAGDVYDKSIPPIEAIQLFDDFLCQLSRKKVQTFIISGNHDSAERIAFGGRLMRESGVYVAPAYSGNTDSIVLTDEWGPVNIYLLPFVKPVNVKHFFEEEQVENYTDALRVAVEQMKVNPDERNVIVTHQFVTGAKRSESEEISVGGTDNVDVNVFENFDYVALGHIHGPQKISRETVRYCGTPLKYSFSEIHHKKSVTIVEMKQKGNVVIRTKELNPLHDWYEIKGSYMEVAEKSYYDSLDRNCYMHITLTDEEDIPDAVRKLQVIYPNLMKLDYDNQRTRGRKSFADVQEVEEKTPFDIFEDLYEKQNNQEMNEEQKQLIHSLIEKIWEDKN is encoded by the coding sequence ATGAAATTTATACATATATCGGACTTGCATCTGGGAAAACGTGTGAATGAGTTTTCGATGCTGGAAGATCAAAGAGATATTTTGAAGAAAATACTTACTGTCGTTGATGAAGAAAAGCCGGAGGCAGTTTTCATTGCTGGAGACGTCTACGATAAATCAATACCGCCTATAGAGGCAATCCAGTTATTTGATGATTTTTTGTGTCAGTTATCAAGAAAAAAAGTGCAGACATTCATAATTAGTGGTAATCATGACAGCGCGGAGAGAATTGCATTTGGTGGTCGATTGATGAGAGAAAGTGGTGTGTATGTTGCACCGGCATATTCTGGAAATACAGATTCGATTGTACTGACAGATGAATGGGGACCGGTTAATATTTATTTGTTACCATTTGTAAAGCCAGTAAACGTAAAGCATTTTTTTGAAGAGGAACAGGTGGAAAACTATACAGATGCTTTGCGCGTTGCAGTGGAGCAGATGAAAGTAAATCCGGATGAAAGAAATGTAATCGTGACACATCAGTTTGTAACTGGGGCGAAGAGAAGTGAGTCGGAAGAGATTTCTGTGGGGGGAACAGATAATGTAGATGTAAATGTATTCGAAAATTTTGATTATGTAGCACTGGGCCATATTCACGGACCGCAGAAGATTAGCAGAGAGACAGTGCGATATTGTGGAACTCCGTTAAAATATTCCTTTTCGGAGATTCACCACAAAAAGTCTGTGACAATCGTAGAAATGAAACAAAAGGGAAATGTAGTTATTCGAACAAAAGAATTGAATCCTTTACATGACTGGTATGAGATAAAAGGAAGCTATATGGAAGTGGCGGAAAAATCTTATTATGACAGTCTGGACAGAAATTGTTATATGCATATTACATTGACAGATGAAGAAGATATACCAGACGCGGTACGGAAATTACAAGTCATTTATCCGAATCTTATGAAATTGGATTATGACAATCAAAGGACGCGTGGAAGGAAATCATTTGCGGATGTGCAGGAAGTAGAAGAAAAAACACCGTTTGATATATTTGAAGATTTATATGAAAAACAGAATAATCAGGAAATGAATGAAGAACAGAAGCAATTGATTCATTCGTTAATTGAAAAAATCTGGGAGGATAAGAATTGA
- a CDS encoding AAA family ATPase yields the protein MRPKKLKLSAFGPYAGCEELDMERLGTGGLYLITGDTGAGKTTIFDGIVYALYGAASGENREPAMLRSKYADAQVPTEVELLFENGGQEYKVRRNPEYERPAKKGGGMTLQRSEAELTYPDGRVVTKQKEVNKAIIEILGLNRNQFLQIAMIAQGDFQKLLLADTKERQGIFREIFKTGGYQILQEKLKAESGKLSDELEFARRSVNQYLEGVLGKEEINFAKLPMEEAIAAIKELIGLDQEEAENINCKLQNLQKELEQIQEHLQKAQTREQTIRTLELAEADYIKVQEQGEKIQQEWEGQKKKQENREELEVKIAQIQTQISIYQELEEKKKRIIERKKFLKEEKERLQTQDIEREELQKRLKDDESEKIQLENEPERKTELLFRKEKLDSEKEELKQVVENTKKYHLLCGKLSEIQEQYVDKAQIAKERKTEYDLAYQTFLDGQAGVLAKHLKEGEACPVCGSKEHPKKACGTEYIPSQKELEEVKRKWEQARNQMEASSQEAAELLGKVNAQKERAADQKQIEEQEKRLTDEEYKLQEQMKSNKKKVERYQLLQNQIQKIQEQITTKREEREKISGQIAALKAEIDMENKQFEEQQQNLRYEDWKQAEIELQNLQTVKRNSRAEYEAAQKNLQKWNGDMRKLEGKLEQCNKQLENLGEFFVEREQEKKTTLVEQRADYERMLKELQLRLATNQKALLNIEQKSKDIIVLEQKWALVKALSNTANGNISGKEKIMLETYVQMAYFERILQRANVRFMVMSEGQYELARSVVAGNNRSQSGLELDVIDHYNGTRRSVKTLSGGESFKASLSLALGLSDEVQSRAGGIRLDTMFVDEGFGSLDEESLEQAIKALAGLTEGNKLVGIISHVGELKERIDRQIIVTKEKAGGSRAEII from the coding sequence TTGAGACCGAAAAAATTAAAACTATCTGCATTTGGACCGTATGCAGGTTGCGAGGAACTGGATATGGAAAGGCTTGGAACAGGTGGATTGTATTTGATTACCGGAGATACAGGAGCAGGTAAAACGACAATTTTTGATGGTATTGTCTATGCATTATATGGTGCGGCCAGTGGTGAGAATCGGGAACCGGCAATGCTTCGGTCAAAATATGCAGATGCGCAGGTTCCGACAGAGGTAGAACTTCTTTTTGAAAATGGGGGGCAGGAATATAAAGTCCGGAGAAATCCGGAGTATGAACGGCCGGCAAAAAAAGGTGGAGGAATGACACTTCAGAGGTCAGAGGCCGAATTGACATATCCGGATGGCCGTGTAGTTACAAAACAAAAAGAAGTGAATAAAGCAATTATTGAAATTTTAGGTCTGAATCGAAATCAGTTTCTTCAAATCGCGATGATTGCACAGGGAGATTTTCAAAAATTATTACTGGCAGATACAAAAGAAAGACAGGGAATTTTCCGGGAGATTTTTAAGACAGGCGGTTATCAGATTTTACAGGAAAAATTGAAAGCGGAATCAGGTAAACTTTCGGATGAGCTGGAATTTGCAAGAAGAAGCGTAAATCAATATTTAGAAGGAGTGTTGGGAAAAGAAGAGATCAACTTTGCAAAACTTCCTATGGAAGAAGCAATTGCTGCGATAAAAGAATTGATAGGATTAGATCAGGAAGAAGCGGAAAATATAAATTGCAAGCTTCAGAATCTACAAAAAGAGTTGGAGCAGATACAAGAGCATTTACAAAAAGCGCAGACGAGAGAGCAGACGATTCGTACGCTTGAATTGGCTGAAGCTGATTATATAAAGGTGCAGGAACAAGGTGAAAAAATTCAACAGGAGTGGGAAGGACAAAAGAAAAAGCAGGAAAATAGAGAGGAGCTGGAAGTAAAAATTGCTCAAATTCAGACACAGATATCGATTTATCAAGAACTAGAAGAAAAGAAAAAGAGAATAATAGAAAGAAAAAAATTTCTAAAAGAGGAGAAAGAAAGGTTACAAACGCAGGACATTGAAAGAGAAGAGTTACAAAAGCGTCTGAAGGATGATGAAAGTGAGAAAATACAATTGGAAAATGAGCCGGAACGGAAAACGGAATTACTGTTTCGAAAGGAAAAATTAGATTCTGAAAAAGAAGAACTAAAACAGGTTGTGGAAAATACAAAGAAGTATCATTTACTTTGTGGAAAGCTTTCCGAGATTCAGGAGCAGTATGTGGATAAAGCTCAGATTGCAAAGGAAAGAAAGACAGAGTATGATCTCGCATATCAGACATTTTTAGATGGACAGGCAGGGGTGCTGGCAAAGCATTTAAAAGAAGGAGAAGCGTGCCCAGTGTGCGGCTCCAAAGAGCATCCTAAGAAAGCTTGTGGTACGGAATATATCCCGTCACAGAAGGAACTGGAAGAAGTTAAGCGAAAATGGGAACAGGCAAGGAATCAGATGGAGGCTTCCAGCCAGGAGGCGGCTGAACTATTGGGAAAAGTAAATGCTCAAAAAGAACGGGCGGCGGATCAGAAGCAGATTGAGGAGCAAGAAAAAAGACTCACAGATGAAGAATACAAACTTCAAGAACAAATGAAAAGTAATAAGAAAAAGGTTGAAAGATATCAATTACTCCAAAATCAGATTCAGAAGATACAAGAGCAGATTACTACGAAACGTGAGGAACGAGAAAAAATATCTGGTCAGATTGCAGCTTTAAAAGCAGAGATAGATATGGAAAACAAACAGTTTGAAGAGCAACAGCAGAATCTTAGGTATGAAGACTGGAAACAGGCTGAGATAGAACTTCAGAACCTGCAGACAGTGAAAAGAAACAGCCGGGCGGAATATGAAGCAGCTCAGAAAAATCTGCAAAAATGGAATGGCGATATGCGAAAGCTAGAAGGGAAACTGGAGCAATGCAACAAGCAGCTTGAGAATCTCGGAGAATTTTTTGTGGAGCGCGAACAGGAAAAAAAGACAACATTAGTGGAACAAAGAGCTGATTATGAAAGAATGTTAAAAGAGCTTCAATTACGACTGGCGACAAATCAAAAAGCTCTTTTGAATATTGAACAGAAGTCGAAAGATATCATAGTTTTGGAACAAAAATGGGCGCTGGTGAAAGCACTGTCAAATACGGCAAATGGAAACATTTCCGGGAAAGAAAAGATCATGCTGGAAACTTATGTTCAGATGGCGTACTTTGAACGGATTTTACAGCGGGCAAACGTAAGATTTATGGTTATGTCGGAGGGACAATATGAACTCGCAAGAAGTGTTGTGGCTGGAAATAATCGAAGCCAGAGTGGTCTGGAACTAGATGTCATTGATCATTATAATGGCACAAGACGAAGCGTTAAGACATTGTCTGGAGGAGAGTCTTTCAAAGCTTCGCTTTCATTAGCGCTAGGGCTTTCGGATGAAGTTCAGTCAAGAGCCGGAGGAATCCGTCTAGATACGATGTTTGTGGACGAAGGTTTTGGCTCGTTGGACGAAGAATCACTGGAGCAGGCAATAAAAGCGCTGGCTGGATTGACGGAAGGCAATAAACTTGTTGGAATTATTTCTCATGTAGGAGAATTGAAGGAAAGAATTGACAGACAAATTATAGTGACAAAGGAAAAAGCCGGAGGAAGTCGGGCGGAGATTATTTGA
- the xylB gene encoding xylulokinase — protein sequence MLYIGVDLGTSAVKLLMMDENGNIQKIVSKEYPLYFPYPGWSEQNPQDWFAQSMEGIKELTSECDKSQVAGISFGGQMHGLVALDKDDQVIRPAILWNDGRTAKETDYLNQVIGKDKLSEYTANIAFAGFTAPKILWMKENEPENYKKIAKIMLPKDYLAYRLSGSFCTDMSDASGMLLMDVENRCWSKEMLDICGITEEQLPKLHESYEVVGTLRPEIAEELRFSENVKVIAGAGDNAAAAVGTGTVGNGRCNISLGTSGTIFISSEKFGVDKHNALHSFAHADGHYHLMGCMLSAASCNKWWNEEILGTKDYAAEQTDIKNLGENRVFYLPYLMGERSPHNDPDARAMFIGMSMDTTRADMTQAVLEGVAFGLRDSLEVARSLGIQIDRTKICGGGVKSPLWRKIIANVMNLKVDVIESEEGPALGGAMLAAVGCGEYPDVETIAEKLVKVVDTIEPEPELVAKYEERYQQFRKLYPAVKGLF from the coding sequence ATGTTATATATTGGCGTTGATCTTGGAACTTCAGCGGTAAAATTGTTAATGATGGATGAAAACGGCAATATTCAGAAAATTGTATCAAAAGAATATCCATTATATTTTCCATACCCGGGCTGGTCAGAACAGAATCCACAGGATTGGTTTGCGCAGTCAATGGAAGGAATAAAAGAACTGACATCTGAATGCGATAAGAGTCAGGTGGCTGGCATCAGTTTTGGCGGACAGATGCATGGGCTGGTAGCACTGGATAAAGACGATCAGGTAATTCGTCCGGCAATTTTATGGAATGACGGAAGAACTGCAAAAGAGACTGACTATTTGAATCAGGTCATCGGAAAGGATAAATTATCCGAGTATACAGCGAATATTGCATTTGCAGGCTTTACAGCGCCAAAGATTCTCTGGATGAAGGAAAATGAACCGGAAAATTATAAAAAAATCGCAAAGATTATGCTGCCAAAAGATTATCTGGCTTACCGGCTTTCAGGTTCGTTTTGTACAGATATGTCAGATGCTTCGGGAATGCTTCTCATGGATGTGGAAAACAGATGTTGGTCAAAAGAAATGTTAGATATATGTGGTATTACAGAAGAACAGTTGCCAAAATTGCATGAAAGTTACGAAGTAGTAGGAACTTTACGGCCGGAAATCGCAGAAGAACTGAGATTTTCAGAAAATGTAAAGGTAATCGCAGGTGCTGGAGACAACGCAGCAGCGGCAGTCGGCACAGGAACGGTCGGAAACGGAAGATGTAACATTTCCCTTGGAACATCAGGAACAATCTTTATCTCCAGTGAAAAATTCGGAGTAGATAAGCATAATGCCCTTCATTCATTTGCGCACGCAGACGGACACTATCATTTGATGGGCTGTATGCTGAGCGCGGCGTCCTGTAATAAGTGGTGGAATGAAGAAATTCTCGGAACAAAAGATTATGCCGCAGAGCAGACGGACATAAAAAATCTTGGAGAAAACAGAGTTTTTTATCTTCCATATCTGATGGGAGAACGATCTCCACATAATGACCCAGACGCGAGAGCCATGTTTATCGGTATGTCCATGGACACAACAAGGGCAGACATGACACAGGCAGTGTTGGAAGGCGTAGCATTTGGGCTTCGCGATTCTCTGGAAGTGGCAAGAAGTCTTGGTATTCAGATTGACCGGACAAAGATCTGCGGTGGTGGTGTAAAAAGCCCACTGTGGAGAAAAATTATTGCAAATGTCATGAACTTAAAAGTAGATGTGATTGAAAGCGAAGAAGGTCCGGCACTTGGCGGTGCAATGCTGGCAGCAGTTGGATGTGGAGAATATCCAGATGTAGAAACGATTGCCGAAAAGCTTGTAAAAGTTGTGGATACAATTGAACCGGAACCAGAACTTGTAGCGAAATACGAAGAACGGTATCAGCAGTTCAGAAAATTGTATCCGGCAGTGAAAGGGTTGTTCTAG
- a CDS encoding Cof-type HAD-IIB family hydrolase, translating into MIQYIASDVDGTLLHGHATTLNPELFDIIRQLKEHGIHFIAASGRQYKNLQRLFAPVKDDISYVAENGSMCVHDGKIVSLGHIDTGLIYEIADAAKEYGHCHTLISTARTGYTDSQDSDYIDHIRNDVGYDMDVVQNVRDIKEPFIKIAVCDFDGTEKRLRAYFQERFADRIKIVTSGNIWIDFIAPNANKGSALSNIVSSLGMDPKNGITFGDQYNDLEMLQLSNTSYAMTTAATGVADYATHTTDSVEKTLREFLQTL; encoded by the coding sequence ATGATACAATATATTGCCAGCGATGTAGACGGAACTTTACTTCATGGTCACGCAACCACTCTGAATCCAGAATTGTTTGACATTATCCGCCAGCTAAAAGAACATGGGATACATTTTATTGCAGCCAGCGGCCGCCAGTACAAAAATCTCCAACGTCTATTCGCCCCTGTGAAGGATGATATCTCCTATGTTGCAGAAAATGGATCTATGTGTGTACATGATGGCAAGATCGTCTCATTAGGACATATTGATACTGGTCTTATCTACGAAATCGCAGACGCTGCAAAAGAATATGGTCATTGCCACACTTTAATTTCTACAGCCCGAACCGGATATACCGACTCACAAGATTCTGACTACATCGATCATATCCGTAACGATGTTGGTTATGACATGGACGTTGTCCAAAATGTACGTGATATCAAAGAACCTTTTATCAAAATCGCCGTATGTGATTTTGACGGAACTGAAAAACGTCTTCGCGCCTATTTTCAAGAGCGTTTCGCTGATCGGATCAAGATTGTGACCTCTGGAAATATCTGGATTGATTTCATTGCACCGAATGCCAACAAGGGTTCTGCTCTTTCCAATATCGTATCTTCCCTTGGCATGGATCCAAAGAATGGTATCACATTCGGAGATCAGTACAATGATCTGGAAATGTTGCAGCTGTCCAACACAAGCTATGCCATGACGACTGCTGCCACCGGCGTTGCTGATTACGCAACACATACGACAGATTCTGTCGAGAAAACGTTGCGGGAATTTCTTCAAACACTATAA
- the rpiB gene encoding ribose 5-phosphate isomerase B gives MKIGIGNDHAAVDMKNQVVEYLEGKGYEVVNFGTDTYESCNYPEYGEKVGRAVAAGDVDLGILICGTGVGISLAANKVKGVRAVVCSEPYSAKLSRQHNNTNILAFGARVIGIELAKMIIDEWLNAEFEGGRHQTRVDMITAIENK, from the coding sequence ATGAAAATCGGAATTGGTAATGATCATGCAGCAGTAGACATGAAGAATCAGGTAGTAGAGTACCTGGAAGGAAAAGGATATGAAGTTGTGAACTTTGGTACAGATACATATGAGAGCTGTAATTATCCAGAGTACGGCGAGAAAGTTGGACGAGCTGTTGCAGCAGGAGATGTAGATCTTGGTATCCTGATCTGTGGTACAGGAGTTGGAATCTCTTTGGCAGCAAATAAAGTAAAAGGTGTTCGTGCAGTTGTTTGCTCAGAGCCATATTCTGCAAAACTTTCCAGACAGCATAACAATACCAATATTCTGGCATTCGGTGCCCGTGTAATCGGAATTGAGCTTGCAAAGATGATCATCGATGAGTGGTTAAATGCAGAATTCGAAGGCGGAAGACACCAGACCAGAGTAGATATGATTACAGCAATTGAGAATAAATAA